The following nucleotide sequence is from Capra hircus breed San Clemente chromosome 16, ASM170441v1, whole genome shotgun sequence.
ACACATATTACTGTCTCCCATTTGACAGACGGGGTGCACGGGGTCCAAAGAGGAGGAAGTTACAGGTACTGGGTCCACACAACTGGAAACCCGGGCCTCTGAGCCCAGGCCAGGCGGCCTCTCGGTTAGGCCTTGGTTAGACCAGCAGAGGATCCGCGCCCGGTGGCTGCCAGGTCCCCTACACACTCGGGCCAGCGTGGAAACTGCTGACTGGCCCTGGCTTTCCTTCGGGCCACAGCGGGGGCCCTGGCAGCTCCCGCCTCGGTTGACCCCGCCAGCCTCCGTGAGAGGGGTTAAGTGCCGGCGGAGGAAAAGAGGTAGGAAGGTCAGCCACCCTGAAGCTCCCTGGAGGCCGCTGGAGCCCCGCCCAATGCCGGCTCGGCAGACCCGGGCACGGCCCCGCGAGAGCCTGCCAGAATCGCACCCGGCGAGGTGCCAGAGGGACCCAGGTTGCGCTCCGGTTTGCAGCAGGGGTGGCGCGCGGGCAGCGCGCTTTGGCACCTGGCGGgctcggggcggggggtgggggcacgCTCCCGACACGCCCTCAGAAATCCACTGGGGTTGGGGGCGCGTGGGAATTGAACTTGGTCGTCGAGTGTCCCGCGCCAAGTCTGCGCGACAGGTCTTATCTCCCGGTGACGGAAAGAAGCTGCCCGGGCGGGGCCGCGTTTGGCGACGGCCACTCCGCTACCCTTAGCACTCCCGCCTCTCCTCCGGGATTTTCCAGCGGGTTAATTTCCTGTTCGCGTAAATCCTTCGCGAGTCCGTCGCCCCTCCCTCCCTGGTCCCCCGTTCCCCCACCTCCGCCCCGGCCACTCGGGCTCCCCGGGTAGGTCCACGCTGCGCTCCGTCGCCCCCGCGCTCCCGGGCGCACGCCCTCCCCGCGCCCGGCCTCCGGGGTCCCGCGAGCCGCCCCGCGCCAGGGCTCAGCCCCAGAGTCGCGTCCGCGCCGCCGCCGTTCGCGCGGGTCTAGGCCATGAGCCCccgcgccgccgcccgcgcccccaCCGGCGCCGCCGCCGCGGCGCTGGGGCTCTttagcttcctgctgctgctccggCCCGGTCACGGGTGCCCCGCGGGCTGCGCCTGCACCGACCCGCACACCGTGGACTGCCGCGACCGCGGACTGCCCAGCGTGCCTGATCCCTTCCCCTTGGACGTGCGCAAACTGCTGGTGGCTGGTAACCGCATCCAGCATATCCCCGAGGACTTCTTCATCTTCTACGGAGACCTGGTCTACCTGGACTTCAGGAACAACTCGCTGCGCTCGCTGGAGGAAGGTACGTTCAGCGGCTCGGCCAAGCTCGCGTTCCTCGACCTCAGCTACAACAACCTGACCCAGCTGGGCGCCGGCGCCTTCCGCTCGGCCGGGAGGCTGGTCAAGCTAAGCCTGGCCAACAACAACCTGGCTGGTGTGCACGAGGCCGCCTTCGAGACCCTGGAGTCGCTGCAGGTGCTGGAGCTCAATGACAACAACCTGCGCAGCCTCAACGTGGCCGCCCTGACCGCGCTCCCCGCGCTGCGCACCCTGCGCCTCGACGGGAACCCCTGGCTCTGCGACTGCGACTTCGCCCACCTCTTCTCCTGGATCCAGGAGAACGTGTCCAAGCTGCCCAAAGGTGAGTCTGCGCGGGGGagctggcgggggaggggggcgggtaCGGAGGGACAGCTTGGGGAGAGGCTGTGACAGCCGGATAGCCTCGGCGCAGCCCTCTGGGGCAGAGACCGGCATTAGAGACCTGGTCGCTCATGGCCACTGCCCTGAATGAGAGCTGCTTCGGGTGTAATCCTCGCACGTTCCCAGCCTGAACTTTTCCCGGGACTCTCCTAGAGAAGGAGAGTGGGGAGGGACACATTTGGAATTCTCTGGACTTTCTGGGCCTTGTTGCTATGCTTTTCCCTTTGTTTACCTGCAACAATGTttggaacctgggtttcccagatCGTCTCATGGGGCTTTGGCTCCTAGCACTGGTGGATGTAGGGCtgcctaggtggctcagtggtaaagaatccaagtttgatctctgggtgggaaagatgccctggagaagaaaatggcaacccactccagtattcttttctgggaaatcccatggacagaggagtccgtggggtcgcaaaagagttggacaggaccaaacaacaacagtatCAATGATGGATGTGCCTTATTTCTGGGCCCCTCCTAAGTGGAAGACTCCCTACTGTGCGAGCAGCGACTCAGCACCGTTCTCAGTACCCTGAACATGGAGAGAGAGCTCACCAGTTCCTTCTAAGAGCTCTCTAATAGCTTCTGGAGCCTGAGCTGGTTTTGATTTCTCAGCTGCCAATTTGCTCTTCTGTCTAAAAGTGGTAAGGAATATTCCTGGTGAGGAATAAGAGCAGCCTGCAAAGAGCCAGTGGTGCAGTAAAGATTTGCAGTAGCTTTCCACCCAGATGTGAAATTGCTGAACAAAAATCTCCTGGGCTGGGACACCTTTTGCTTGCCTGGTGCACTTTTTCTGTTGGTGACATAGACATACGTGCCCAGCTGGCAGACAGGAACATAAGGGCACAGTAGGTAAGGGGCCCTGTGAAGGCCAGGAGGAAGGAGGCAAAGGCAGAACCGAGAAGAGGAGACCCCAGCATCCATAAGGATGAGCCCTGAGCCGGTGGACTGTCCTTACCTTCAGTGGATTCCAGGCTTCCACTGGTGAGCATGTGAGTGTGGTCCCAGCAGCGAGCCCTCAGAGCCAGACTCCGCCTCCCACCTTGCCCCTGGGGGCTTGGCAGAATAGGAAGCAGAGCTAAGACCCACAGTAAAAAAGGTGACATTGATGTGGATTTATctttgagaaatatatatatatatatatatatatatatatatgtatgtatatgtatttccaTTTATTGAGAATTCAAGGATGCTGCTCATCTATGTCCTGAATTCCTGTGCTCACTT
It contains:
- the LRRC38 gene encoding leucine-rich repeat-containing protein 38, which gives rise to MSPRAAARAPTGAAAAALGLFSFLLLLRPGHGCPAGCACTDPHTVDCRDRGLPSVPDPFPLDVRKLLVAGNRIQHIPEDFFIFYGDLVYLDFRNNSLRSLEEGTFSGSAKLAFLDLSYNNLTQLGAGAFRSAGRLVKLSLANNNLAGVHEAAFETLESLQVLELNDNNLRSLNVAALTALPALRTLRLDGNPWLCDCDFAHLFSWIQENVSKLPKGLDEIQCSLPMENRRIFLHELSEASFSECKFSLSLTDLFVIIFSGVAVSIAAIISSFFLATVVQCFQRCAPNKDTEDEDEDEDD